The Clavelina lepadiformis chromosome 1, kaClaLepa1.1, whole genome shotgun sequence genome segment TTGGAGTATCATGATAAAAATGCATCaacagaatttaaaaaaatataacagtggCTTCAAAAATATTAGAATGATGGCTTTAAATAAGTGCATTTTTGCAACTACATTTTATCTAAACACCTGCAACGCAAGAATTTCGTCAGCTATTACAACTGTCAAAACTTGAAATATTCTACCAGTTAAAATCATCTACCAGACATGGCTTATAAGTTGCATCAGTAGCAGTTTTGTTTTACACTAAGAACGACCTTAAACGCAcgaaaatatataaacaatgGATACGATAAAGCtataatacacaaaaaattCTTATCCGTTATAACAACCCTGGATGAATTTTCCCATAGTACCAATTGGTACAGAACTACGTTGCAAGCGACCTAAATCAACGGCAAGTTTTTCTATTTGCTTTGGTGTATAGTGAGAATTATGACTTGTTGAAAAGTAACGCTCGTCACCAAGGGGCGGCAGAAAGTGAGTTGTTCTTAAACTGTTATGTGCTGCCTCATGCGGTTGAAATTTTGCCATGTCATGAGCCGGAAAGTCACTCCATGTTGTCGGGCTAGTTTTTTCGTCACCtacaaacaagttttattaAGTTTTACCTATCGTTTaagataaaatttaataaatatagcttttaaaaattaaatgcgttttcaacattaaaaataaGATGTCATACAATTAACACGTACCGTAATACTTCAAAGGCACATTTGTGATTGGATAAGAATCAGCCCGTACCCAAGGCACACTGACAGCTTTGTAAGTCGAATCACAGGTCGTGCTATAAAAGTTAGAGGCATGTTCTTTAGCACCGAGCTGAACATTGCTGAATGTGCGAAGTTGAGATCCATTGACTCTTGGCACTCTTGCACGACGAAGATCGagcttttacacaaaaattaatcaaCATCAAGTAGCCTACTGAGAATAAAAGCATCTATGCTAATACTAACCTGAAAAGAGATAATTGTTTCAGTAGTATTAATGAAATcaaattaaaagcaaatagAAAAACTCACAGGTTTGTGATGGGAGCGAGCAACGGTTGAGCTAGTTCTCTCATGAGCTCTGAAAGGATCAAGATCACCTTCTGGAATGTCACTTGCATTGCGATCTCTATTACGCTTTTCTCTTGAACCTGAACACAATGCATGCCAGTTAAGCAATTATTTATTATGTTTAATTATATCTATTTCCGAGAATATACATTCTTTATATTATAGGCAGAGCAAAATATCAATTATGGTTCAGCAAAAGAACAATTGGTAAATAAAATTAGGAATAACAAATAATGAAcgattttcaatttaattcaaaacttAGTTGAAATATATGCTTCGTGAAGACTAATATTGATTTTCCACTCCATTGACAAGAGTCTTATGTTAGCATAAAGTAAATtatagaaatttttaaactgatTAAAAACATGAGTGCCATAACACTTCAAAAAACATAAGAGCTACTTCAGCCAAACACATCATCAATTAAGAATCATTTGATGGCTAAATCCTCTAAATTTGGTAATGCACATATCACAATCTAATCCATACGAAGAAAAACTTTGAAGTCCGTCCTGTTTGGAATTTACGTTAAATGATTTATCCCAGTTatgtaatttttgtgttttaccAAATTCGCAACTAAATGCAGTTTACACTGACTCTGAGATATTGGCTTGTATGACTCTGCTTGGGTGCTTAGATACTTGTCAAAAGTTCCATGGATATCCTTCATCTTGTAGTTTGTGGCGTAAAGTTGCTTGTAAGCCTTAAAACTGTCCTGGGATTCGTAAGTTAGAAAAGAAGGTTGATAGGATTGTTTCATTATAGTTGTATTTTCCACAACTTGTTCTTTATCACCTTCGGGAATGGATGAGACTGTGTGCTGCAgtaaaaaacatcaaataggCTACGTTAACATCGAAAATAGGCTTACTTATACAATAGCCTAATTAGCTGAGATTGcaaatgtaggcctatgtcACAAAATCTTCAAGCAATAGCAAAATTGACGTGGTTGAAATTTAAATGGTTCTCTGAGAAACGCAACTTCAAACAATTCCAGTTTATGTGTCATCCGTGTGAAGAATGAGCCCCCAAAATTTTTCTGCCCAGGCCATATGACACTTACCTTAGGAACTGGTTTTGCCGGGTCAACATGCATTCCTGTAAAGGCAGAATCATGAGTTGTATTAAACCTTCTTAAGCTGTCTCCAGTGATTGTTGATTTTCCACTCCGATGCTGCGACTCAACGTGCTTCGCTTTGTGGGTTTTCATGTCATGACCAAGAAAACTTTGCCTTTAAATGAAAACGTATTTGcttaatataggcctacaagtTATATAACCTGATATGGtgcaaataaacttaaaaccAATAGAGCATGATTGGTGTCGTTAGACAAACTTTGATACAATGAAATTCACTTTTAGAGACCTGTAGTTTGAAATGG includes the following:
- the LOC143473201 gene encoding stabilizer of axonemal microtubules 5-like; translation: MIPTPLKGQDFLASSHYKISHDERFIPDTLKSTFHKDYVPPQSNLKIEALLPPKPSEFMHQDLTKIDSNVSETREAYPPKETIHDDTRDKYSSLYKTNFKMNSDSRIDVFSTSHDEYFKPIPTAPTDVSKLGKVWMKSSLPQGDKEKADEPISNYRQSFLGHDMKTHKAKHVESQHRSGKSTITGDSLRRFNTTHDSAFTGMHVDPAKPVPKHTVSSIPEGDKEQVVENTTIMKQSYQPSFLTYESQDSFKAYKQLYATNYKMKDIHGTFDKYLSTQAESYKPISQSSREKRNRDRNASDIPEGDLDPFRAHERTSSTVARSHHKPLDLRRARVPRVNGSQLRTFSNVQLGAKEHASNFYSTTCDSTYKAVSVPWVRADSYPITNVPLKYYGDEKTSPTTWSDFPAHDMAKFQPHEAAHNSLRTTHFLPPLGDERYFSTSHNSHYTPKQIEKLAVDLGRLQRSSVPIGTMGKFIQGCYNG